From Streptomyces sp. TLI_105, the proteins below share one genomic window:
- a CDS encoding Lrp/AsnC family transcriptional regulator has translation MADSVVLDAVDLHILRLLQNDARSTYRELAAEVGVAPSTCLDRVARLRRTGVILGHQLRLDPAKLGRGLEALLLVQVRPHRRELIGPFVDRIRALPESRALFHLTGPDDYLVHVAVADPADLQRLVLDEFTSRREVARVETRLIFQQWECGPLLPPSPGPSLSAD, from the coding sequence ATGGCCGATTCTGTCGTACTGGACGCGGTCGATCTGCACATTCTTCGCCTCCTGCAGAACGACGCCCGGAGCACCTACCGCGAACTCGCCGCCGAGGTCGGCGTCGCACCCTCCACCTGCCTCGACCGGGTGGCACGGCTGCGCCGCACCGGGGTGATCCTCGGACACCAGCTACGACTGGATCCGGCCAAACTCGGGCGCGGGCTCGAAGCGCTGCTTCTCGTCCAGGTCCGCCCCCACCGGCGTGAACTGATCGGTCCGTTCGTCGACCGGATCCGGGCCCTTCCCGAGTCCCGGGCGCTGTTCCACCTCACCGGTCCCGACGACTACCTCGTCCACGTGGCCGTGGCGGACCCCGCCGACCTGCAGCGTCTCGTCCTCGACGAGTTCACCTCGCGGCGCGAGGTGGCCCGCGTCGAGACCCGACTGATCTTCCAGCAGTGGGAATGCGGCCCCCTGCTACCGCCCTCCCCCGGCCCCTCCTTGTCAGCCGACTGA
- a CDS encoding PLP-dependent aspartate aminotransferase family protein, which translates to MDAMDHGLSAIPRALATEAVHAGREDLAGLGLHAPPIDLSTTYPSYDARAEAARIDEFATTGARLDGPPVYARLDNPTVARFEEALARLEGAEAAVAFASGMAALTAVLLARASQGLRHVVAVRPLYGCSDHLLDAGLLGTEVTWTDPAGIADAIRPDTGLVMVESPANPTLAEADIRAIAHSCGSVPLLVDNTFATPVLQRPVEQGARIVLHSATKYLGGHGDVMGGIVACDEEFARTLRQVRFATGGVLHPLAGYLLLRGLSTLPVRVRAASSTAAELVRRLAVDPRVARVHYPRIGGAMIAFEVYGEPHDVIAGVRLITPAVSLGSVDTLIQHPASISHRIVAEGDRRSAGVNDRLLRMSVGLEDVEDLWRDLTQALSAPPAGSLRAAAPAVPERPVAASRTAGR; encoded by the coding sequence ATGGACGCCATGGATCACGGCCTCTCGGCCATCCCGAGGGCCCTTGCCACCGAAGCCGTGCACGCCGGCCGCGAAGACCTCGCCGGACTCGGACTGCACGCCCCGCCGATCGACCTGTCCACCACCTATCCCTCGTACGACGCCCGGGCCGAGGCCGCCCGGATCGACGAGTTCGCCACCACCGGCGCCCGGCTCGACGGCCCGCCCGTCTACGCCCGGCTCGACAACCCGACCGTCGCCCGCTTCGAGGAGGCCCTCGCCCGCCTGGAGGGCGCCGAGGCCGCCGTCGCCTTCGCCAGCGGCATGGCCGCCCTCACCGCCGTGCTCCTCGCCCGGGCGAGCCAAGGGCTGCGGCACGTCGTCGCGGTCCGCCCGCTGTACGGCTGCAGCGACCACCTCCTCGACGCCGGGCTGCTCGGCACCGAGGTGACCTGGACCGACCCGGCGGGCATCGCCGACGCGATCCGGCCCGACACCGGCCTCGTCATGGTCGAGTCGCCCGCCAACCCGACGCTCGCCGAGGCCGACATCCGGGCCATCGCCCACTCCTGCGGCTCCGTCCCGCTGCTCGTCGACAACACCTTCGCCACGCCGGTGCTCCAGCGCCCCGTCGAGCAGGGCGCGCGCATCGTGCTGCACAGCGCCACCAAGTACCTGGGCGGTCACGGCGACGTCATGGGCGGAATCGTCGCCTGCGACGAGGAGTTCGCCCGTACCCTCCGTCAGGTCCGGTTCGCCACCGGCGGAGTGCTCCACCCCCTCGCCGGATACCTGCTGCTGCGGGGCCTCTCCACCCTCCCGGTACGGGTCAGGGCGGCGTCCTCGACGGCCGCGGAGCTGGTCCGGCGGCTCGCCGTCGACCCCCGCGTCGCCCGCGTCCACTACCCGCGGATCGGCGGCGCGATGATCGCCTTCGAGGTGTACGGGGAGCCGCACGACGTGATCGCCGGCGTACGGCTCATCACCCCGGCGGTCAGTCTCGGCAGCGTCGACACCCTCATCCAGCACCCGGCCTCCATCAGCCACCGCATCGTGGCCGAGGGAGACCGGCGCTCCGCGGGCGTCAACGACCGGCTGCTGCGGATGTCGGTCGGCCTCGAGGACGTCGAGGACCTGTGGCGCGACCTGACCCAGGCGCTCAGCGCTCCGCCGGCCGGGTCCCTTCGCGCGGCTGCTCCTGCCGTGCCCGAGCGCCCGGTCGCGGCGTCGAGGACAGCCGGGCGGTGA
- a CDS encoding GNAT family N-acetyltransferase, giving the protein MTDVTSSKSARRPHHWRHDLIELAALFTAVVVADTIAKTIVKGPDGPYLLVFSAITLVATAAFHTWWARRRSHADHAPPAGHTGGRPTTDLSAPSGSPANEQETEGESGAPAETTLWRMRTTVADTPGSLAALCTVLARLGVDILTLQTHPLADGTVDEFLLRAPVGLSAQALARETAAAGGRDTWTERADTHDLVDTPTRVLGLATRTALDAAELPLALRQLLGRCTLHSVPAVSLTGRPTGEQAPVEGVLEETVMRLRDPHGGTLIVERPHLPFTPTEFARARALVELDARLGPRVPRSQDVLTLPEGNEITVRRADQRDLPAARAMHDRCSARTLGLRYHGPVGDADRYLDHLLSPRFGRTLAVQTASGRLVALGHLLWDGDETEVALLVEDDWQRRGIGSELLGRLVAMAEETGCDSVYAVTQSSNTGMVAAMRALNLPLDYQIEEGTLVITARLSSTPRPGARARQEQPREGTRPAER; this is encoded by the coding sequence ATGACCGATGTGACGTCTTCGAAGAGCGCCCGCCGTCCGCACCACTGGCGGCACGACCTGATCGAGCTCGCCGCCCTGTTCACCGCCGTGGTGGTGGCCGACACGATCGCCAAGACCATCGTCAAGGGCCCCGACGGCCCCTACCTCCTGGTCTTCTCCGCGATCACGCTGGTCGCCACCGCCGCGTTCCACACCTGGTGGGCACGCAGGCGCAGTCATGCCGACCATGCCCCGCCCGCCGGTCACACCGGCGGGCGCCCCACCACCGACCTGTCGGCCCCGAGCGGATCCCCGGCGAACGAGCAGGAGACGGAGGGGGAGTCCGGGGCACCGGCCGAGACGACGCTGTGGCGGATGCGGACCACCGTCGCGGACACGCCGGGCAGCCTCGCCGCGCTGTGCACGGTCCTCGCCCGCCTGGGCGTGGACATCCTCACCCTCCAGACCCATCCGCTCGCCGACGGCACGGTCGACGAGTTCCTGCTGCGCGCCCCCGTCGGCCTCTCCGCGCAGGCCCTCGCCCGCGAGACGGCCGCGGCCGGCGGCCGCGACACCTGGACCGAGCGGGCCGACACCCACGACCTGGTGGACACCCCCACCCGGGTCCTGGGCCTCGCCACCCGTACCGCGCTCGACGCGGCCGAACTGCCGCTCGCACTGCGGCAGCTCCTCGGCCGCTGCACCCTCCACTCCGTGCCGGCGGTCTCGCTGACCGGCCGCCCCACCGGCGAACAGGCCCCGGTCGAAGGCGTCCTGGAGGAGACCGTGATGCGGCTGCGCGACCCGCACGGCGGCACCCTCATCGTCGAGCGGCCCCATCTGCCCTTCACCCCGACCGAGTTCGCCCGGGCCCGCGCCCTCGTCGAGCTCGACGCCCGGCTCGGCCCCCGCGTCCCGCGCAGCCAGGACGTGCTGACCCTGCCGGAGGGCAACGAGATCACGGTCCGCCGCGCCGACCAGCGCGACCTGCCCGCCGCGCGCGCCATGCACGACCGCTGCTCGGCCCGCACCCTGGGCCTGCGCTACCACGGCCCCGTCGGCGACGCCGACCGCTACCTCGACCACCTGCTCAGCCCCCGCTTCGGCCGCACCCTCGCCGTACAGACGGCCTCCGGCCGTCTCGTCGCCCTCGGCCACCTGCTGTGGGACGGCGACGAGACGGAGGTCGCCCTCCTCGTCGAGGACGACTGGCAGCGGCGCGGCATCGGCTCCGAGCTCCTCGGCCGGCTGGTGGCGATGGCCGAGGAGACCGGCTGCGACAGCGTGTACGCCGTGACGCAGTCCTCCAACACGGGGATGGTGGCCGCGATGCGGGCGCTGAACCTCCCCCTCGACTACCAGATCGAGGAGGGCACCCTGGTGATCACCGCCCGGCTGTCCTCGACGCCGCGACCGGGCGCTCGGGCACGGCAGGAGCAGCCGCGCGAAGGGACCCGGCCGGCGGAGCGCTGA